The following are encoded together in the Pseudomonas xantholysinigenes genome:
- a CDS encoding GntR family transcriptional regulator codes for MRPLSALRPDDTSATPLYLQLARNLEQAIHAGQWTADQALPSERTLSDTLDISRVTARKALEVLLEQGLIHRIQGSGTFITPRLEQPLSRLSSFSEMLRMKGFVPSSQWLERRIGTPSNDELIRLGLSPTDQVVHLKRLRKADDIVMAVEVSTLPARLLGDPQAIGDSLYQYLDQLGRPVVRALQHIRAINASDELAAQVGIAPGTAMLLMTRIGYLDDNTPIELTDTYCRNDYYDFVAELRR; via the coding sequence ATGCGTCCTCTCTCGGCCCTGCGCCCCGACGACACCAGCGCCACCCCGCTCTACCTGCAACTGGCGCGCAACCTCGAACAGGCCATCCACGCCGGCCAGTGGACCGCTGACCAGGCCCTGCCCTCGGAGCGCACTCTCAGCGACACCCTGGACATCTCCCGGGTCACCGCGCGCAAGGCCCTCGAAGTCCTGCTCGAACAAGGCCTGATCCACCGCATCCAGGGCTCCGGCACCTTCATCACGCCCCGCCTGGAACAACCCCTGTCGCGCCTGTCGAGCTTCAGCGAAATGCTCCGCATGAAAGGCTTCGTGCCCAGCTCCCAGTGGCTTGAACGCCGCATCGGCACCCCGAGCAACGACGAACTGATCCGCCTCGGCCTGTCGCCCACCGACCAGGTGGTCCACCTCAAGCGCCTGCGCAAGGCCGACGACATCGTCATGGCGGTGGAGGTCAGCACCTTGCCCGCGCGCCTGCTCGGCGACCCACAGGCGATCGGCGACTCGCTCTACCAGTACCTCGATCAACTCGGCCGCCCGGTGGTCCGCGCCCTGCAACACATCCGCGCGATCAATGCCAGCGACGAACTGGCCGCCCAGGTGGGCATCGCCCCCGGCACCGCCATGCTGCTGATGACCCGGATCGGCTACCTCGACGACAACACCCCGATCGAGCTGACCGACACCTACTGCCGCAACGACTACTACGACTTCGTCGCCGAACTGCGACGCTGA
- the tatB gene encoding Sec-independent protein translocase protein TatB, with protein MFEIGFTELLLVGIVALLVLGPERLPMAARGLGRGLGQARRAMNALKAQVQREIDMPALDAAPLQRLEQQIRQGIQLDAAPAHDAAPAKEQA; from the coding sequence ATGTTCGAGATCGGCTTCACCGAACTGCTGCTGGTGGGCATCGTCGCCCTGCTGGTGCTCGGCCCCGAGCGCCTGCCGATGGCCGCGCGCGGCCTCGGCCGCGGCCTGGGCCAGGCGCGCCGGGCAATGAACGCGCTCAAGGCCCAGGTACAACGGGAAATCGACATGCCCGCCCTGGACGCGGCACCGCTGCAACGCCTGGAACAGCAGATCCGCCAGGGCATCCAGCTCGACGCGGCGCCCGCCCATGATGCGGCCCCAGCCAAGGAGCAGGCCTGA
- a CDS encoding DUF3077 domain-containing protein, translated as MSQAHTAGRTTCMELFSVRPGIAFDDAFSELSILLGCIRHLTAEAEMEGDLLAGSSARMLSAMAKALIDDMEVGLNRKTS; from the coding sequence ATGAGCCAAGCTCATACCGCCGGCCGGACCACCTGCATGGAGCTGTTCAGCGTGCGCCCGGGCATTGCCTTCGACGATGCCTTCAGCGAGCTGTCGATCCTGCTTGGCTGCATCCGTCACCTCACCGCCGAGGCCGAGATGGAAGGCGACCTGCTGGCCGGCAGTTCGGCGCGCATGCTCAGCGCCATGGCCAAGGCGCTGATCGATGATATGGAGGTGGGGTTGAACAGGAAGACCTCATGA
- the ptsP gene encoding phosphoenolpyruvate--protein phosphotransferase, producing the protein MPNNNKIILHAPLAGPQVPLDQVPDPVFSSGTLGDGVAIDPVNDVLHAPCAGEVVQLARTGHALTLRAANGAEVLLHIGVDTVQLQGRGFSPLVALGDQVTQDQPLIRFDMDLVAQHCVSLVTVMLISNGPGFGLKRLETRCAQLGVALLEVEATGNTVQAQAASHESARGHARVAHHGGLHARPAALLRQTAQGFQSQAVLRFAEREADLGSLVAVMGLGVGEGAEVELICRGPDSQAALQALIAAVQTASVSEHAAKPAPLPAIKPSPNAEPGMLNGVCAAPGLALGPLARLDGISLPADSGDNDPAEQHQALNSALAEVRHAIDRDWRHLPRGQEDAAAILEAHLALLDDPALLGDARQHIASGVAAGHAWSHAIDTQCQVLRSLGNPLLAERANDLYDLQQRVLRALLGETRQLRLPPSAIVVAHELTPSDLLLLARHDVAGLCMAAGGATSHVAILARARGLPCLVAVGEALLELPAGTPLVLDADQGRLETQATAQRLAEVQRQVQQRREIRQRQQAAAQASARTRDGQLIEVAANVASAEEAAQALAEGADGIGLLRSEFLFIDRPTAPDEAEQRSAYQAVLDAMAERPVIIRTIDVGGDKQLDYLPLPAEANPVLGLRGIRLGQMRPELLDQQLRALLQVSPQQRCRIMLPMVTEVDELVAIRQRLDRLADELGVTARAELGVMIEVPAAALLAERLAEHADFFSIGTNDLSQYTLAMDRDHAGLAARVDALHPALLRLIELTCQGAAKHDRWVGVCGALASDPLATPVLVGLGVAELSVSAPQIGEIKALVRQLDASACRRFSQGLLGLSSAAAVRQACRDFAALAHAQPAAAAALQQ; encoded by the coding sequence ATGCCCAACAATAACAAGATCATCCTCCATGCCCCGCTCGCCGGCCCGCAGGTACCGCTAGACCAGGTGCCGGACCCGGTATTCAGCAGCGGCACACTGGGCGACGGCGTCGCCATCGACCCGGTGAACGACGTGCTGCACGCGCCCTGCGCGGGCGAGGTGGTGCAACTGGCCCGCACCGGCCACGCACTGACCCTGCGCGCGGCCAACGGCGCGGAGGTCCTCCTGCATATCGGTGTCGACACCGTGCAGCTACAGGGCCGTGGTTTTTCGCCGCTGGTGGCGCTGGGTGACCAGGTAACCCAAGACCAACCGCTGATCCGCTTCGACATGGACCTGGTGGCACAGCACTGCGTCAGCCTGGTCACCGTGATGCTGATCAGCAATGGCCCGGGCTTTGGCCTCAAGCGTTTGGAGACCCGCTGCGCGCAGCTGGGCGTGGCCTTGCTGGAAGTCGAGGCCACGGGCAACACGGTGCAGGCGCAGGCGGCCAGCCATGAAAGCGCCCGAGGCCATGCCCGGGTCGCCCATCACGGCGGCCTGCACGCACGCCCTGCCGCCCTGCTGCGCCAGACTGCGCAAGGCTTCCAGAGCCAGGCCGTGCTGCGTTTCGCCGAGCGCGAGGCCGACCTCGGCAGCCTGGTGGCAGTCATGGGCCTGGGCGTTGGCGAAGGTGCCGAGGTCGAGCTGATCTGTCGCGGGCCGGATAGCCAGGCCGCGCTCCAGGCGTTGATCGCCGCCGTGCAGACCGCCTCGGTCAGCGAACACGCCGCCAAGCCGGCCCCCTTGCCAGCCATCAAGCCCTCGCCGAATGCCGAGCCGGGCATGCTCAACGGCGTCTGCGCCGCCCCAGGCCTGGCCTTGGGACCACTGGCACGCCTGGATGGCATCAGCCTGCCAGCGGACAGCGGCGACAACGACCCCGCCGAGCAGCACCAGGCACTGAACAGCGCCCTGGCCGAGGTCCGCCATGCCATCGACCGGGACTGGCGCCATCTGCCACGCGGCCAGGAAGACGCGGCGGCGATCCTCGAGGCCCACCTGGCGTTGCTCGACGATCCGGCCCTGCTCGGCGACGCCCGCCAGCACATCGCCAGTGGCGTTGCCGCCGGCCATGCCTGGAGCCACGCCATCGATACCCAGTGCCAGGTCCTGCGCAGCCTCGGCAACCCATTGCTGGCCGAGCGCGCCAACGACCTGTACGACCTGCAGCAACGGGTGCTGCGCGCCTTGCTCGGCGAAACCCGCCAGTTGCGCCTGCCGCCCTCGGCCATCGTCGTCGCCCACGAACTGACCCCCTCCGACCTGCTGCTGCTCGCCCGCCACGATGTCGCTGGGCTGTGCATGGCCGCCGGTGGGGCTACCTCGCACGTCGCCATCCTCGCCCGTGCGCGCGGCCTGCCGTGCCTGGTGGCCGTGGGCGAAGCGCTGCTCGAACTGCCTGCCGGCACGCCGCTGGTGCTGGATGCCGACCAGGGCCGCCTGGAAACCCAGGCCACCGCACAGCGCCTGGCCGAGGTCCAGCGCCAGGTGCAGCAGCGCCGCGAAATCCGCCAGCGCCAGCAGGCCGCCGCCCAGGCCAGCGCCCGCACCCGCGATGGCCAGCTGATCGAGGTGGCGGCCAACGTCGCCAGCGCCGAAGAGGCCGCCCAGGCCTTGGCCGAAGGCGCCGACGGCATCGGCCTGCTGCGCAGCGAATTCCTGTTCATCGACCGCCCCACCGCGCCCGACGAAGCCGAGCAACGCAGTGCCTACCAGGCAGTGCTCGACGCCATGGCCGAGCGCCCGGTGATCATCCGCACCATCGATGTGGGTGGCGACAAACAGCTCGACTACCTGCCGCTGCCCGCCGAGGCCAATCCGGTCCTGGGCTTGCGCGGCATCCGCCTGGGCCAGATGCGCCCGGAACTGCTCGACCAGCAACTGCGCGCGCTGCTGCAAGTCAGCCCGCAGCAGCGCTGCCGGATCATGCTGCCGATGGTCACCGAGGTCGATGAGCTGGTCGCCATCCGCCAGCGCCTGGACCGCCTGGCCGACGAACTCGGCGTGACCGCGCGCGCCGAACTGGGGGTGATGATCGAGGTGCCCGCCGCGGCGCTGCTCGCCGAGCGCCTGGCCGAACATGCCGACTTCTTCTCCATCGGCACCAACGACCTGTCGCAGTACACCCTGGCCATGGACCGTGACCATGCCGGGCTGGCGGCGCGGGTCGATGCCCTGCACCCGGCGCTGCTGCGCCTGATCGAGCTGACCTGCCAGGGCGCGGCAAAGCATGATCGTTGGGTGGGTGTATGCGGCGCGTTGGCGTCCGACCCACTGGCCACCCCGGTGCTGGTCGGCCTGGGCGTGGCCGAACTGTCGGTCAGCGCGCCGCAGATCGGTGAGATCAAGGCCCTGGTCCGCCAGCTCGACGCCAGTGCCTGTCGCCGCTTCAGCCAAGGCCTGCTGGGCCTGTCCAGCGCCGCCGCGGTACGCCAGGCCTGCCGCGACTTCGCCGCCCTGGCCCATGCCCAACCCGCCGCCGCCGCGGCCCTACAACAATAA
- the nagE gene encoding N-acetylglucosamine-specific PTS transporter subunit IIBC — protein sequence MYQHFIQGLQRLGRALMLPIAILPIAGLLLRLGDTDLLDIALVHDAGQAIFANLALIFAVGIAVGFARDNNGTAGLAGAIGYLVLVATLKVIDPQIDMGMLAGIICGLLGGGLYNRFKDIQLPDYLAFFGGRRFVPIATGVSAVFLGLLFGLIWPPIQHGINALGQLMLESGSIGAFFFGVLNRLLIITGLHHILNNLVWFVFGSFQAASGQVVTGDLARYFAGDPNAGQFMTGMFPMMIFGLPAACLAMYRHALPGRRKLIGGVLLSMALTSALTGVTEPIEFAFMFLAPLLYLIHAVLTGLSMAICDLLGIRLGFTFSGGAIDMALGWGRSSNGWLVFPVGVLYGLLYYFVFDFCIRRFDLKTPGREEQPATQNESDINSSRARRFIDALGGAVNLSGVDACTTRLRLVVVDRNLADDQALKALGAMAVVRPGSGGSLQVVVGPMADALADEIRSELPHALAPISTTERTCADALPTLPKEAWLQALGGHDNLSKVECVAHSRVRLQVKDDTRVQREQLVALGCQGISPQAGGVWHLLMGSQARALSLALQR from the coding sequence ATGTACCAGCACTTCATCCAGGGCCTGCAACGGCTGGGCCGCGCCTTGATGCTGCCCATCGCCATCCTGCCCATCGCCGGCCTGCTGCTGCGCCTGGGCGATACCGACCTGCTCGACATCGCCCTGGTGCATGACGCCGGGCAAGCGATCTTCGCCAACCTGGCACTGATCTTCGCCGTCGGCATTGCAGTGGGCTTCGCCCGCGACAACAACGGCACCGCCGGGCTTGCCGGCGCCATCGGCTACCTGGTGCTGGTGGCGACGCTGAAGGTGATCGATCCGCAGATCGACATGGGCATGCTCGCCGGCATCATCTGCGGCTTGCTCGGTGGCGGCCTGTACAACCGTTTCAAGGACATCCAGCTGCCGGACTACCTGGCGTTCTTCGGCGGCCGGCGCTTCGTGCCGATCGCCACCGGGGTGTCGGCGGTGTTCCTCGGCCTGCTGTTCGGCTTGATCTGGCCGCCGATCCAACACGGCATCAACGCGCTCGGCCAACTGATGCTGGAGAGCGGCAGCATCGGCGCATTCTTCTTCGGCGTGCTCAACCGGCTGCTGATCATCACCGGCCTGCACCATATCCTCAACAACCTGGTGTGGTTCGTCTTCGGCAGCTTCCAGGCGGCCAGCGGGCAAGTGGTCACCGGCGACCTGGCGCGTTATTTTGCCGGCGATCCGAACGCCGGGCAGTTCATGACCGGCATGTTCCCGATGATGATCTTCGGTTTGCCCGCCGCCTGCCTGGCCATGTACCGCCATGCCCTGCCGGGCCGACGCAAGCTGATCGGCGGGGTGCTGTTGTCGATGGCGCTGACCTCGGCGCTGACCGGGGTGACCGAGCCGATCGAATTCGCCTTCATGTTCCTGGCGCCACTGCTGTACCTGATCCATGCCGTGCTGACCGGGCTGTCCATGGCCATCTGCGACCTGCTGGGCATCCGCCTGGGCTTCACCTTCTCCGGCGGCGCCATCGACATGGCCCTGGGCTGGGGACGCTCGAGCAACGGCTGGCTGGTGTTCCCGGTGGGTGTGCTGTATGGCCTGCTCTACTACTTCGTGTTCGACTTCTGTATTCGCCGCTTCGACCTGAAGACACCGGGGCGTGAGGAGCAGCCCGCCACGCAGAACGAGAGTGATATCAATAGCTCTCGCGCCCGACGCTTCATCGACGCCCTCGGCGGCGCCGTCAATCTGAGTGGCGTGGATGCCTGCACCACCCGTTTGCGCCTGGTCGTGGTCGATCGCAATCTGGCAGACGACCAGGCGCTGAAAGCGCTTGGCGCCATGGCGGTGGTCCGCCCCGGTAGCGGCGGCAGCCTGCAAGTGGTGGTGGGGCCGATGGCCGACGCATTGGCGGACGAGATTCGCAGCGAGCTGCCTCATGCCCTGGCGCCGATCAGCACCACCGAGCGCACCTGTGCCGACGCTCTTCCAACGTTGCCCAAGGAAGCCTGGTTGCAAGCATTGGGAGGGCACGACAACCTGAGCAAGGTAGAGTGCGTGGCGCACAGCCGGGTAAGGTTGCAGGTCAAGGACGATACCCGGGTACAACGTGAACAGCTCGTCGCACTAGGCTGCCAAGGCATCAGCCCACAGGCAGGTGGCGTCTGGCACCTGCTGATGGGGTCACAGGCTCGGGCCCTGAGCCTGGCCCTGCAGCGCTGA
- the nagA gene encoding N-acetylglucosamine-6-phosphate deacetylase, with product MDIANILTPDGWVRGQLHLENGRIQAIDGTPCDPQANDLPYLLPGFIDLHVHGGGGSDIMQGGDAFATIARTHRRFGTTSLLATTMTAPREELACVLAELGAHLKQPRQGARILGVHLEGPYINPGKLGAQPNFAHQALLEEVEHYLALAPIKVITIAPEVAGHLPLIQALSQRGIRLQIGHTLGSYEEGVAALEAGATSFTHLYNAMSPLHHREPGIVGAALAHARYAELIPDLLHVHPGAMRVALRSIPCLYCVTDSTAAAGMPDGEYRLGSHTVTKCLGGVRLADGTLAGSTLTMDQALRNLVKIGLPLAEASARLSRYPADYLGIADRGRLQPGAWADAVLLDRQLNLTAVMVEGETA from the coding sequence ATGGACATCGCCAACATCCTCACCCCCGACGGCTGGGTGCGCGGACAACTGCACCTCGAAAACGGCCGCATCCAGGCCATCGACGGCACGCCGTGCGACCCGCAGGCCAACGACCTGCCGTACCTGCTGCCCGGCTTCATCGACCTGCATGTGCACGGCGGCGGTGGCAGCGACATCATGCAGGGTGGCGACGCCTTCGCCACCATCGCCCGCACCCACCGGCGCTTCGGCACCACTTCGCTGCTGGCCACCACCATGACCGCGCCGCGCGAGGAGCTGGCCTGCGTGCTCGCCGAACTGGGCGCGCACCTCAAGCAGCCACGCCAGGGCGCGCGCATTCTCGGCGTGCACCTGGAAGGCCCGTACATCAACCCCGGCAAGCTCGGCGCGCAGCCAAACTTCGCCCACCAGGCGCTGCTCGAAGAAGTGGAGCACTACCTGGCCCTGGCGCCGATCAAGGTCATCACCATTGCCCCGGAAGTCGCCGGCCACCTGCCGTTGATCCAGGCCCTGAGCCAGCGCGGCATCCGCCTGCAGATCGGCCACACCCTGGGCAGCTATGAGGAAGGCGTTGCCGCCCTTGAAGCCGGCGCCACCAGCTTCACCCACCTGTACAACGCCATGAGCCCGCTGCACCACCGCGAGCCGGGCATCGTCGGCGCGGCCCTGGCCCATGCCCGCTACGCCGAGCTGATCCCCGACCTGCTGCACGTGCACCCCGGCGCCATGCGCGTGGCCCTGCGTTCGATCCCGTGCCTGTACTGCGTGACCGACTCCACCGCCGCCGCCGGCATGCCCGATGGCGAGTACCGCCTGGGCAGCCACACCGTGACCAAGTGCCTGGGTGGCGTGCGCCTGGCTGACGGCACCCTGGCCGGCAGTACCCTGACCATGGACCAGGCCCTGCGCAACCTGGTGAAGATCGGCCTGCCGCTGGCCGAAGCCTCCGCGCGCCTGTCCCGCTATCCCGCCGATTACCTCGGCATCGCCGACCGTGGCCGCCTGCAACCGGGCGCCTGGGCCGACGCGGTGCTGCTCGACCGCCAACTGAACCTGACCGCCGTGATGGTCGAAGGAGAAACCGCATGA
- the tatA gene encoding twin-arginine translocase TatA/TatE family subunit, producing the protein MGGIGIWQLVIVLLIVFLLFGTKRLKGLGSDVGEAIQGFRKSMGPNTGEPVAQQQSPQNNPPLQQAQTDRQA; encoded by the coding sequence ATGGGTGGCATCGGAATCTGGCAATTGGTGATTGTGCTGTTGATCGTCTTCCTGCTGTTCGGCACCAAGCGCCTCAAGGGGCTGGGCAGCGATGTGGGCGAGGCGATCCAGGGCTTTCGCAAGTCCATGGGGCCCAACACTGGCGAACCGGTCGCGCAGCAACAATCGCCCCAGAACAACCCGCCGCTGCAACAGGCGCAAACGGATCGCCAGGCCTGA
- a CDS encoding DUF3077 domain-containing protein — MKKIVPDPPFYLSVSPDISLEDARNRAAGLMDCINDVCELYYRTDEPSQRDTLLTGLFYLAHTLAPLQQHIGRLTP, encoded by the coding sequence ATGAAAAAGATCGTCCCCGATCCGCCCTTCTACCTCAGCGTTTCCCCCGATATCTCCCTCGAAGACGCCCGCAACCGGGCCGCCGGCCTGATGGATTGCATCAACGACGTCTGCGAACTCTATTACCGGACCGACGAGCCCAGCCAGCGCGACACGCTGCTCACTGGCCTGTTCTACCTCGCCCATACGCTTGCCCCTTTGCAGCAGCACATCGGGAGGCTCACGCCATGA
- the tatC gene encoding twin-arginine translocase subunit TatC — protein sequence MSVALEQPGRMPLTEHLRDLRKRLVRCLLLIALVFCGLFPFAQTLYTYISEPLRRYLPEGASMIATSVTSPFLAPFKLTAMCALFLAMPLLLHQAWGFIAPGLYRRERRIALPLLLSSIVLFYGGMAFAFFLVFPMMFGFFASVTPEGVAMMTDIGLYLDFILALFLAFGLAFEIPVATFIVVWAGLTDVATLRRSRPYVIVGCFVVGMILTPPDVFSQTMLAVPMWVLFEVGLLACGWVRRAG from the coding sequence ATGTCGGTTGCCCTCGAACAACCGGGCCGCATGCCGCTGACCGAGCATCTGCGCGATCTGCGCAAGCGCCTGGTACGCTGCCTGCTACTGATCGCACTGGTGTTCTGCGGTTTGTTCCCCTTCGCCCAGACGCTCTACACCTACATCTCCGAACCGCTGCGCCGCTACCTGCCCGAAGGCGCCAGCATGATCGCCACCAGCGTCACCTCGCCGTTTCTGGCGCCGTTCAAGCTGACCGCAATGTGCGCGCTGTTCCTCGCCATGCCGCTGTTGCTGCACCAGGCCTGGGGCTTCATCGCCCCGGGGCTGTACCGCCGCGAGCGGCGCATCGCCCTGCCGTTGCTGCTGTCGAGCATCGTGCTGTTCTACGGCGGCATGGCGTTCGCGTTCTTCCTGGTGTTCCCGATGATGTTCGGCTTTTTCGCCAGCGTGACCCCGGAAGGGGTGGCGATGATGACCGATATCGGCTTGTACCTGGACTTCATCCTGGCGCTGTTTTTGGCGTTCGGCCTGGCCTTCGAGATCCCGGTGGCGACCTTCATCGTGGTCTGGGCGGGGTTGACCGACGTGGCCACCCTGCGGCGCAGCCGGCCCTATGTGATCGTCGGGTGTTTCGTGGTGGGGATGATCCTGACGCCGCCGGATGTGTTTTCCCAGACCATGCTGGCGGTGCCGATGTGGGTACTGTTCGAGGTGGGGTTGCTGGCGTGCGGGTGGGTGCGCCGGGCGGGGTAG
- a CDS encoding SIS domain-containing protein produces the protein MLEEARACADVVARQMHTLDPRLETLGEQLRRLDPQVALTVARGSSDHAASYFAYIAMQQLGLPVASLPMSVVTLQQAPLRVRGQVALGFSQSGQSPDLVDSLRRLNQCGATTVALVNAEGSPLEQACQHHLPLCAGPELSVAATKSFVATLSASARLVAHWDQDRALLDAGLALPEQLREATAQDWSLAIDTLRDAERLMVIGRGAGFAIAQEAALKFKETSVIQAEAFSSAEVRHGPMALIDAQYPLLVFAPRGVEQAGLLQLATDMRQRGARVLLAAPADIVGRDLTLSCAEHPALDPLLAIQSFYIMAAALAEARGLDPDQPRHLSKVTCTQ, from the coding sequence ATGCTCGAAGAAGCCCGCGCCTGCGCCGATGTCGTCGCACGCCAGATGCACACGCTGGACCCACGCCTGGAAACCCTGGGCGAGCAGTTGCGCCGGCTCGACCCGCAAGTGGCGCTGACCGTGGCCCGGGGCAGCTCGGACCACGCCGCCAGCTACTTCGCCTACATCGCCATGCAGCAGCTGGGCCTGCCGGTGGCTTCGCTGCCGATGTCGGTGGTGACCCTGCAACAAGCGCCGCTGCGTGTACGTGGCCAAGTGGCGCTGGGCTTTTCGCAGTCGGGCCAGAGCCCCGACCTGGTCGACAGCCTGCGCCGCTTGAACCAGTGCGGTGCGACCACGGTTGCGCTGGTCAATGCCGAAGGCTCGCCCCTGGAGCAGGCCTGCCAACACCACTTGCCGCTGTGCGCCGGCCCCGAGCTGTCGGTGGCCGCGACCAAGAGCTTCGTCGCCACCCTCAGCGCCAGCGCGCGCCTGGTCGCCCACTGGGACCAGGACCGCGCCCTGCTGGACGCTGGCCTGGCCCTGCCCGAACAACTACGCGAGGCCACCGCCCAGGACTGGAGCCTGGCCATCGACACCCTGCGCGATGCCGAACGACTGATGGTGATCGGCCGCGGCGCGGGCTTCGCCATTGCCCAGGAGGCCGCGCTGAAGTTCAAGGAAACCTCGGTGATCCAGGCCGAGGCCTTCAGCAGCGCCGAGGTACGCCATGGTCCCATGGCGCTGATCGACGCGCAGTACCCACTGCTGGTGTTCGCCCCCCGTGGCGTCGAGCAGGCCGGCCTGCTGCAACTGGCCACCGACATGCGCCAACGCGGCGCCCGGGTGCTGCTGGCGGCGCCGGCCGATATCGTCGGGCGCGACCTGACCCTGAGCTGCGCCGAGCATCCGGCCCTGGACCCGCTGCTGGCGATCCAGAGCTTCTACATAATGGCCGCGGCCCTGGCCGAGGCCCGTGGCCTGGACCCTGACCAGCCGCGTCACCTGAGCAAAGTGACCTGCACGCAGTGA